The following is a genomic window from Aquila chrysaetos chrysaetos chromosome 2, bAquChr1.4, whole genome shotgun sequence.
CCCTCTACTGATTTTTGTGCAGGACATCAATATATCGCTAGCCCTTGAGCTCACATGGGAGCAATTTAACAGTTATAGCTGGAGGTTCAAAGAGGGCGGGGGAGGAGGCTATACTTATATTGTCtatagttggtcaccaggtgcGGTAAATGCTAGTTCGGTATAGAACACCAGATGTAATTATATTCTCCAACCTACTCATGAGGCCATGGGGTGGAGCTGGAATGGTACTACACCATGCCCCGAAATTCCATGGGGGACTACCAAATATAGTACTCGATGGAACACTAATGACCATTCTCTACAATACACAAAGCCATTAAACACCTCATGGTGTATCAAACACCCTGAACGGGATAACAGTGAATGTCCCAGTACATGTAACCGAAACTCATTTGACTGCCCCTCAATTGCATGTGGGCTAGACACACCTGTGGACCTAGCTgatatggagaaaaagaaaaaataatactggcagggaaatctctgctctggaaCTGTCAGGTGGAAATTGGGTGCAAGGATAAAATGCCATTACTGTGGCTATAACCTCCCATCCAAGAAGCTCTGATACAAGGCTGTCCGTGTAGCAATACTAGCTACTCACAACCTTCTGTCCTGAACTGGAGCAAGAGAGACTACTGTCGTCGCCTTACTACCATACCAGGTTCATGTCAAACATCCAGTGTCTCTGCACGCCCTAACTTAGTGTGGGCATGTTCTGATGGCCACCTATATTCCCGACTATATCCAACCATCCTGGGACTAGCCTGCACATTAGCTgtgctttctctctgtcctgTTAATTGGGAAGAACCCATGCCATACAAGTGGAGGGATCGTAGGCCAAGGGATTTACAGAAGGGATGGCAGGAAGCCTCAACACCAGTCGGATGGTGGATGGAATCAATATTTGGGCTAGGAATTGCTCTGGTATGAAACCGACAGAGCATTCTAGAACTGGGTCTACAGCTATCAGCCTTAGCCAATGCTATGTCTGACAGTTTGGGGCTCTTGAACGATCAGTTACAACATATGAGTAAAATGACCATCCAAACCCGAGCCATACTGGATTTGATGCTACTAAAGGAGAAAGGTGTATGAAGAGTTTTGAACATGTCAGTGGATGACTGCTGTGTCCACATTCCAAATGTATCAGTGCTGCTTCAGGACCAAatcaacaaaatgaagaaagcagcaaaagactCAGATGCAAATGTTGCTGCACTAGGGACTAATTGGCTGGGAAAGGTTTTTGGtatgtttggattttctttgtcAAGATGGATAACCAGCCTCTTCCAATCTTTAACAATGATTGTAGTTATGATTATTGTAATCTGTATTACAATAAACTTTATTAAACGCGCGGTAGTGAAATCTGTATTAATGGTTATGTATACTCCCTTAAAACCTTTTAATGTATTAGATACCCCAATATAACTTCAGAATAAGAAGGAAATGACAATCCAAAATGAGCGTCAAAACTCACCAAAACTGTGatcccttttaactttggaggcaaggGGTCactgtaccaccactccaagGAAACCAGCTGAATTGTGACTGTGGTCACGGGGTGGATTGTGTGGCAGGTACACTCGCCCTGATAGAGACTGAAACTTCTCGGccatgaaaaagagaaaaaaaacccggAAGCCACAGTCAGGGGGTCAAGCCGCCCCACCTGCATGGTTGAGTTACAACCACCAGGTACACACGTAGGAATAACAAAGTGTTGACCCTCAACCAATGAGGACTAATATGACCATATATAACCACAAGCCAGATTCGACGATGGTATAAATGGTGCCCTACCAGAGGGCAAATTAAGTTggtcctccttggagcagcgggtctgcagttggggactGTCCCCTTTGGTCGGCACAGCACCGGAAGTACCACCTcaaggttgagagccctcattCATTAGAGTGAGTTTTATGCACGTTTTGGGTTAATATTTCTACAGCTTAAGAATTCTTAACAAGGTCCTGTAGTATAAatttccccttacatcattgaacCTGTGGTTTACTACTGTTGTTGGAGTTCTAAACGATTTGGATTGAAGAATACACTTGTTGATTTTAACATGTTTaatttgattgtgtgagcctcGGTGACATAGGCAGCAGGACTATGGAAGTCATCATCCCCTGCTGGACACAACACTGGTGAGACTTCACCTCAATTAGTCTGCTCAGATTTCGTCCACTCGGTACAGGAAtgacactgaggtgctggagcgcatccaaagaagagcagcaaagctggtgaagggtctagagaacaagtcttatgaggagcagctgagggagctaGGGTAGTTTAGTCTGCAGAACTGATTGAATATTaggcaaaatatatttattgcaAGGGTaatcaagcattggaacaggctgcccagggaagtggttgaggcAGCATGcctgcaggtatttaaaaaacGTGTAGCCGCAGTGCTCGGGGACATGGTTTACTGGTGGAGTTGGCAGGGTGAGGTTTGcggttggactcgatggtcttaagggtcttttccagcctaagggattctatgattctgtgatttctcTTTAAGGTTGCCCGGTGCGGAGTCAGGGGTTGGACTCACGACCCTCgggggtcccttccaactcaggaCGTTCCGTGATTGTGAGATTGCCGTTGGCAGGCAGACGGCAAGAAATCCAACATAAAGCAGCACGCAAGCTCCCGTGAAGAAAACCAACTCTAGCCCAGCCTTCACCGGTACAGCAGGGCAGCTGTGAGTGGCTGAGCCGGGGTGAGGCCGAAGGCCGGGGCTGGCCGGCGGGCGTGCCTGTGATGCGCTCTGGCACCTGTGACATCAGAGGGGACGAGTcacaatgggggggggggtataaAAGGCACCAGCTGGCAGCGCTGCCCCAGTACAGCCTGGGCGAGCGGTGAGTGCGCAGGcggggggaggctgggctggacGAGGGCCCCCGGGGGGGTGGGTTCTCAGCCTGCATCGAGGGCCCAGCTGCTCGCGGGAACACCTTGGGCAGGGCACGGTGCCGCCGCCACCGGGGCTGGGCGCAGGCCTTGCTGCCTCCCGGCTGCCTCGCCCCCTCTCCTAcctgcccccagctccctgcgGCTCCCgcccctgctccccccggcgccagctccctccctcccagccccactgaaccccttctctccctcctcctgcaggcCATGGCTGTCATACAATTCTTCACCCTGCTTGTGCAAAGCATCCTCTGGAACGCTCAGATGGTCGGTGATGAGCTGGATGAGGCCACACGCGAGCGCATGCAGCAGCGCGAGGAGTACCTTAGCTGGGAGATGACtcggctgctgcaggagctggagcaggggacgcaGGAGCTGGCGCAGAGGACCCAGGAGCAGAGCGGCTTTGCCTGGGGAGCCCTGCTCTTTGCTGCCTTGCGGCAGTGGCAGTTCTGGGCCGTTGCTGgagtcctgctcctgctcttcgCGCTCTGCTGTCGGCTCAGGAAAAGGAGCCAGGAGGTGGACAGCAGCAGTGACGAGGAGAGCTCTAGCAGTGACAGGGAGCAGGTGGAAGAGGAGGCGGAAGAAGAAGACAACAGTGACAGTGAAGATGACCTGGGAAGGTTTTTTGAGGAGCACATACAGTGGCCAGTTCAGAACCTAGCCAGGGACTGTCAGGTGGTAAAGGACCTCATTGACAACTTCATCCTTGTCTTCAGACAGCTCTTGTCAAATAGTTTCTTCCCAGTGCTGGACTCCTCCATCGGGGTGGGCAGCGCCTTCGAAGGTTGGAGTCCCCGCGAGGAAGACATCATCTACCGCCTGCTCGTGCCCCTGAAGCCCCCCCATGGGCACGCCTTCCACCTGGAGCTGGGCAACAGGGGGGAGACGCCAGCGAGGAACTTCCGTGTCCGCGTGGAGCTGGAGTGCACCTGCATGAGAGAGCAGCTGGCACAAGAGATGCTGTGCTTCCTGCACCACCCTGAGGAGGAGCTTAGGAGGGATCAGGATCCCAGCCTCCTACACACCCTCTGCACTGGCTCCTACCTAGATGTGCAGAAAACTGCCCGCTGGTTCTATCAACTGGTGCAAGCAGCCTGGGTGCTTTTGCCTCAGTCATCCACATGGCGTCTAACCATGCTGCCCTCTAGACGCTCCTGCAAATTCCGGGTGACAGAaggcaacaacaaaacccacattATTGAGATGATGTTTGGGGTGCAGCAAGGCAATTCAGACATCTTTGTGAGCAGCCAGAATACAGAGGCCATCTTCACCCCAAGCACGACGTGGCCAGAGAGCTACGCTGTGGCAGAGGCGAAGTTCTTCAGGCATATGGCCGGGCAGGTCCCGCATGACAGCTTCCACCTCAGATGCCTGCAGGCCTATGCCCGCATCCTGGTGGGCATAGGCTTTTCCACCTATACCTTGAAGACAGTTGTGATGCACCTCCTGAACACCATACCCCTGTCAGGCTGGCGCAGGAGGCATTTCGTGCTCCGGATGGAGGATATCATGCGATACCTGCGCCGCTGCCTGGAGGAGAAACGCCTTGACCACTTCTTCTTAGGCAACGAGAGGGTGCCTGAGGAGATAAACTTGCCCCCAGACTTCCAAACGGCCGAACCACTCAACCTCTTCCAGCACCTGGTGCAGGATCCGGACGCCCACGCCGAGGCAATGCGTGAGTATATGGATCTGCAAGAACGGCTCACGAGACTGCTGATCTCCGGCCGCTGAAAGAGATCTTCACGCACAGAGCTGTGTTTGCGGGACTCACAGCTGATGGCAGACTACCACCTCATACCAGACTACCACCTCAtactgcagggaaaaagagggaagtATGCAGGACAGAGAAAGTAAAGGGAAAACCCTGTACAGCAGCCCTCTGTCAAGAGCGTCAGAGTTCTCCTCTAGGCAGTCTCTCCAGTGCAGCAGATGGTGGTGACTATGGTGGCTACAAAGTGATGTTcatcctcctttcccctcaACAGTCGCGGCCATGGTGGCACTTTCACATGGGCCCAGAAATTCTTCCTGGCAGCTCCGGCTGTGCAAGAACCAAGCTCAAGGCAGTGCTGATGTGCCTCTGTGTGCCTCAGACTGCAGTCTGGATGAAGAAAGCATCCATGCTAGATGCTTCCTGAGGAGCTGGTGCCACAGAACTGAGCACGCTGGACACGGAGAACATGCTGCTCTATTGGCACTGGGAATTGCTGCCGCACCTTTCCTCAACAGCAAAAGCACACGCTGCAGAGTGGGACCCGATGCAACCTGTTACCACGCGGACAGCGACCGCCCTCCCTCTCTGAGAGAGTCCATTCCCTCCGGGAGATCCACCGTGCGCAAAGATGTCAATAAATCTCTTGTTTGGACAAAGGCTGTGTCCGTGAGTGTCCGTGCATCTCTGGGTCGGGGAATGCGGGCATAGGGTGCTGACAGCTCAGCTGCCACGGCGTCGGGGAGCGTCTTGCAGAAGAGCTGGTGCAGTGGGCTCTGGTCTCAGTGATTCACTGGGCTTTGGCTTCCCAGGTGCTGTGGGGTAATGCCAGCAGGCAGCTTGGCATCATCACGCAGCTACTCAATGCCTTGCCCGCAGTGGCACGGTGGAGAGAATCTGGAGGGTAAAAGTGGGAAAGCTTGCGGGTTGAGAGAGGACAGTTCAGTAGGTAAAGCACGAGCTACACGCCCAGGCAAAGCAACGTAAAGAATTCATTCACTCCTGCCCTGGTCTGCCGACCAGACCCGCCTTTTTGGGAAGGcttctgcctccctggggctcGGGTTGAAGGCGTTACCAGGAAACTTCTGAGCCTTGTACGGCCCTCATTATTAGCCGCTCTTGCTTTTTCATGTGGGTACCAAGGAAGTCGTGACGAGAAGTCCAAGGGCGAacaaaagagacttcagggcctcGGGGAGATTGGTAGagggatcaggagcacaggtagtATTCTCCTCTGTCCTCCCAGCTGTAGGGAATGACATTGAAACACACAGGCGGACGCAGCGTATCGGCACCTGGCTCCGAGGCTAGCGTCACTGCCAGAATTGGGGGTTTTTCAACCACGGGACGGTCTACGCGACACCAGGCCTGCTAGGGCCTGACGAGATCCCCCGTTCTCAATGggggaaaagtatttttgctcaCGACCGAGCGGGGCTgactgaaagagctttaaactaggtttgaagcGGGGAAGGGGTAAAATCAGTCCTACTAGTGATAAGCTAGGGATGGCGCGACAATGTTGGAGGAACGGTGCGTGGAGCTTTCGCTCTGCTCCACGATGTGCCGAGGACACTGGAGCGCGTTTGAAATGTTTGTAGGCTCAAGCGCGCGGTGTGAGGAAGAGACAGGAGGAGCTAGAGGCCTTGGCTCGGTCCCAGAGCAACGACATCACTGGCCTAAGGGACACTTGTTGGGAAGAGTCCTGTGGCCGGAGTGCAGTGACGGACCCTTCCAGGCTCTTCaggagagagaggcagggcAGGCGAGGCAGAGGGGCAGTGCTGTATGTAAAGGAGGGGTTGGACCGTACAGCACTTGCAGCTGGGGACGACGCGGTTGAGAGCCTCTGCGTAAAGATTAGGGGAAAAGCTAATAAAGCGGATGTCCTTGCCGGAGTCTACTATGGAGCACCCAGCCAGGACGAGGACGCCAATGTATGAATCTATAAGGAATCTCGGGAAATCTCTGGATCAGTCGCCCTGTGTCGTCCTTATGGGCGGCTTCAGCTTCCCAGCTGCGAACTGGGGCTGTCACAGAGCAGACATGAACAGGCCCAGGAAATTCCTGAAGCCCACGTTGAAGACAACTCTTTGATACGGGTACTACGGGAGCCGATTAGGAAGGGTGCCCTCCTAGACCTGTTGTTCGTACACGGAGAGGGTCTTGTGGGTGAAGTGATGATTGGTGGCTGTCTTGGCCATAGTGATCAGAAAATGGTCGAGTTTACAATCTTTGGTGATATGGGAAACCCTGTCCGCAGAGCTACTCCCCTGGATTCTGGGAGAGCAGACTTCAGGCTGCTCAAGGAGCTAGTTAGCAAGgtcccctgggaatctgcttttgagggtATCGTTGCCCGTAAATGCCGGTCAATTTTGAAGAGCCGTTTCTTAAGGGCACAGGAGCGGGCAATTGCAATGTGTCGCAAGTCAAGCAAGAGGGGCAGAAGGGTGGTTTGGCTGTAGACCCTGGCGCTATAAGAAGTAGTGGCTGACGGCCGCCGTGTGGCAGAAGAGGTTCACTCATAGCTGTATTTGGTACACCTTCAGTGGGAATTCAATGATGGTGTACGGGCGAAGATTTGAGAGCTTTTTAATAATTGTCACATCAAAAGAGCTGTCTAACTATGCCGAAGTGCTAGAGAAGCTCAGGCTTCTCCCCGTTTTCAGTTAGACTGTGCAGAACATGGCCAGTTTTTCCATGATGCGCAAAGCTACAAGAACCTTCcttgctgtcgtggtttaaccccagccagcacctaagcaccacgaagccgctcactcaccgcccccccccccccacccagtgggatgggggagaaaatcgggaaaaagaagcaaaacccatgggttgagataagaacggtttaatagaacagaaaagaagaaactaataatgataatgataacactaataaaatgacaacagcaataatgaaaggattggaatgtacaaatgatgcgcagtgcaattgctcaccacccgccgaccggcaccccgctagtccccgagcggcgattccccgccccacttcccagttcctatactagatgggacgtcccatggtatggaataccctgttggccagtttgggtcgggtgccctggctgtgtcctgtgccaacttcttgcgcccctccagctttctcgctggcagggcatgagaagctgaaaaatccttgacattagtctaaacacgactgagcaacaactgaaaacatcagtgttatctacattcttcacatactgaagtcaaaacatagcaccgtaccagctactaggaagacaattaactctatcccagctgaaactaggacacttgCCTAATGATGGATCTTTGGAAAGTGAAGTTAACGCTGAGATGAGATGCTATCTCTGCATCTTTGCACCGGTGGTTTGTCTCTGTGACCTGacctttccccccaaaaagtttgtttcactgaaaaatagcCATGACACTGTGTTTACGTTGCATCTTTGCTGGTTCAAAGAGGTAAAGTACGTTATGGTTTTGGTATATGAAGGCAAGAAGAGAAACATGTTATTTGAGTAAGACCTTCCACgtgaattttttcatttgaatacaTCCATGGTATTCCAGTTTAGTGCTTTGCATCCCCCCAGCTTCAAAGAGCAAGCTCTGAGCTACAGTTAAAGACAGTTTGCTGATCTCTCCTCTCGAACATGTTGCTTgtttcttgctcctttttttccctcgtGTGTACCTTTGAGCTTTTGAACCAATGAAAGCAGGTTCATCTCGCAAAGTTCGTTTGATCAAGGACAAGGCTCAGAATGTGGGGGACAAAGGAGAATTACAAGCACTGACTGAGGCCATGAAGACAATGCAATCTGCTTAGCCCTCTGCATCCCAACGGATTGCTACCACAAAGACAGGTTTGCCAGTGACCTAGGCTAAAGCGTTTTCATCATATTAACTGGTTTCTATTCCAAGCGGCTCCAGGTTTTCCAGGCTCTTTGGCAACTTCCTGTCACTGCCTCAGGGTTGCTCACCCTTATGAAGGCTCTTCTTGGAGAGGGGTATCCTGGGTTGAACCTTCTCTTTTTTGTATTCTGTACAAATCCCGAGCCACTGACAACTCTGGCCACACCTGCATTATTAAAAACTGTTCTTGAgcagtttgttttctgactCCCAGAGGATAACTGGCACAGATAGCCAGATGCTGCAGGATCCCCATCCCAGTTGTGTTCAGGCACAACTGAAGATCCACTGTACAGCCCCTGGGTCCCAGCAgtgccccagccagcagctgtcTCTTGCCCAGGAGCATGCTCTAGGACCTGCCTGGCAGCACTGGAAGCTTGCTGCCAGTTGTCACCTTTCCCTGAGCCCCTTGGCTCTCATGCTACAGAGACACAATTCCTCTGAGGAAGGGAATTAGTACAGTGCAGGGCTAGTTTCCTGGAGTCCCAAGATGCCAAGGAAGGAGGGCAGTCAGGAGCAGGCTGCATAAGAAGGAAGGTTGTTGTCCGGTGGTTTTCTGTGCAACTCTGAGGACCTTTAAAGGACCTTAAAAGAGCATGTAGGCACGAGGGATGCTCATGTTGCAAGCTCACTACTGTAAGAAAAGCTCGCAGTAAAAGAAGTGCTTCAGACAGGACATAGATTCATCCGTGCCTGGCGCTGTTCATTGAGTAACAGCCAGGTCGCAGTTGCACATGAGCCTGCAGGCCATGCCAGTGGCCCTGAGTAAGCATCCCAAGAGGTGTGCCTAGGTGCAGGGGTGGTTGAGGACAGCACGATGTCTAGAGAGGATCCCATAGGTTATACTGTCCTGTCTGTGTGGAGAAGCTGCTCTGGGGACCGTTCGTTTCAAGAGGTGGGTGCCCTGGCTCGGCAACAGGctgatgctgcagctctgtCAACAGGTAGCAGGATGACACCCATACACCGCACCACACCACGAATGTCCAGCACCACATCTCTCCAAGAAGGAAGGCTGAGGGAGATCTAATTGCTGTCTTCCACTACCCGGAGCCTGTCTTTCCTCAGAGGTGCACAATG
Proteins encoded in this region:
- the LOC115337823 gene encoding inositol 1,4,5-trisphosphate receptor-interacting protein-like 1 isoform X2 — its product is MAVIQFFTLLVQSILWNALQELEQSGFAWGALLFAALRQWQFWAVAGVLLLLFALCCRLRKRSQEVDSSSDEESSSSDREQVEEEAEEEDNSDSEDDLGRFFEEHIQWPVQNLARDCQVVKDLIDNFILVFRQLLSNSFFPVLDSSIGVGSAFEGWSPREEDIIYRLLVPLKPPHGHAFHLELGNRGETPARNFRVRVELECTCMREQLAQEMLCFLHHPEEELRRDQDPSLLHTLCTGSYLDVQKTARWFYQLVQAAWVLLPQSSTWRLTMLPSRRSCKFRVTEGNNKTHIIEMMFGVQQGNSDIFVSSQNTEAIFTPSTTWPESYAVAEAKFFRHMAGQVPHDSFHLRCLQAYARILVGIGFSTYTLKTVVMHLLNTIPLSGWRRRHFVLRMEDIMRYLRRCLEEKRLDHFFLGNERVPEEINLPPDFQTAEPLNLFQHLVQDPDAHAEAMREYMDLQERLTRLLISGR
- the LOC115337823 gene encoding inositol 1,4,5-trisphosphate receptor-interacting protein-like 1 isoform X1, with the protein product MAVIQFFTLLVQSILWNAQMVGDELDEATRERMQQREEYLSWEMTRLLQELEQGTQELAQRTQEQSGFAWGALLFAALRQWQFWAVAGVLLLLFALCCRLRKRSQEVDSSSDEESSSSDREQVEEEAEEEDNSDSEDDLGRFFEEHIQWPVQNLARDCQVVKDLIDNFILVFRQLLSNSFFPVLDSSIGVGSAFEGWSPREEDIIYRLLVPLKPPHGHAFHLELGNRGETPARNFRVRVELECTCMREQLAQEMLCFLHHPEEELRRDQDPSLLHTLCTGSYLDVQKTARWFYQLVQAAWVLLPQSSTWRLTMLPSRRSCKFRVTEGNNKTHIIEMMFGVQQGNSDIFVSSQNTEAIFTPSTTWPESYAVAEAKFFRHMAGQVPHDSFHLRCLQAYARILVGIGFSTYTLKTVVMHLLNTIPLSGWRRRHFVLRMEDIMRYLRRCLEEKRLDHFFLGNERVPEEINLPPDFQTAEPLNLFQHLVQDPDAHAEAMREYMDLQERLTRLLISGR